A region of the Capsicum annuum cultivar UCD-10X-F1 unplaced genomic scaffold, UCD10Xv1.1 ctg1714, whole genome shotgun sequence genome:
TGTGAACATATGTCCAGGTAAAGCAATGGGAAGAGCATCACTTATTTCCTCAGTTTTCTCTTCTACAGAAGCAGCTTCTCGGAGCTTGCCTTCCTTCCAGAGACTCTTGACGAGCAATTGTTTAGTGTTAGCATCAGGCAACAACCCAAAGTTCCTCATGTCTTCAAAAACCCTGAGTGCAAGAGCAGCTCTTCCACATTTACAATAAGCATGAATGAGAACTTTATACATATAAGCATCAGGCTCTATACCGCTCTGCCTGACCATTCCGAAAAGCCTCTGTACAGTTTTTATATCTCCATGAAGAGCAAAATGGTTCATTAGTCCAGAATATGTTTGCAAATCTGGAACAATTCCTAGTAAACTCATTTCTTCGAGAATATGTAAGGCATCCGAATTCATATTACTTTTTACCAAAGTCCTTAGAACAGATGAGTACAGAAGCAACTGACTGCTTTTAGATATTGGACCACAAATCATTTTAATACTTTTGAAAACCCTTAGGGCGGGATCACCATTACGAGAAATAccataaaaatcaataattaaccGGATCGTGCTGAATGACAATTGAATGCCCTCTCTTTCAACCTTAGACAAAAGTTGATCAACCAAGTCTACACATCCATGGCGAGCTAATCTGGTGATCATTCTTGAAACTGTGTATATATCATGAGTGAATCCTGGCTGACAAGCAACCCAGCAGAAGAACTGCCAAGCTGTTTCTGCTGACTTGAAGCTCCTGATCATCTTGCACACCAACCTAGTTGTCCAAACTAATTTTGCATCCTCCAGAGCTGACACCTCCTCAGCACCCCAGCTCTGCAAAGCATTAGCTAAAGAAGCTGGATCTAACCATGGTTTCAGATGAGGTTGATCCACAGCATCAGTGTGGTTACAATCAAtctcttcatcttcatcatcactgtCGTCTTCACTACTGTCCATAGAGTAACCAATCTTCTTAATCCTCCCATCCGGTAACATGTCCCTTAATAATTCATTTGTCTCCACATCATAACCAGCATTCTGCATCTGCTGCAATGACCATAGCATAGCTCGAACAGGCAATATTCCGTCACTCCTCATCTGATCAAGCAAAACTTTGACAACATCCAACTGATTCGAAATAGTGAATGCTTCCACTAGGACAGAATACTGTTTTAATGTACGTTTGATCCTAACATGaggcaacatatggtaaagctcAATAGCTGAATCCAACTTTCTAGTTCTAACAAGATGCTCAATTATAATAGTGTATGTCCTACAATTCGGAAGTGCCCCTTCTTCAATCATCCTATGGAATACCCTCACAGCATCACTGTCCTTACCCTCCTGAACACATAATCCCATTACAATATTGTAAGACTCAGTACATGGATGTTTTTTAAGGGTTGTCCTCCACTCGTCCCACACACGGACAACCTCATCAAACTCTCTACTAATTGCATACCATCGCATTTGATCCATGTAACTAACACGTGCAGCGTTAACAAACTTCCCCGAGTTAATGGCATTAATAAGGGCATTGAGTTTAGCAGTTTCCCGCGCCTTAGCAAGAATCTTGGCTAATGCATAAAGCGTGTTATGGGTATGCAAGAAATGGGGAATTTTTTTGAGACATTCAATCAAATGGAGAGCTGAATTGGGAGAGGGAGCTGATTGAAGTGACTTGGTTACTACAAAAGAGTCCAAAGAAGGATTCTGGAGATTGGTAATAAGATTATCAGAAGAATTAGACCGAAGAGCGAGTCTTATTGAATCGATAAGTCTCGCTCTTTGGAAGTACACGGCTACCTTATTCACATATTGGGTTCCTAAGAAACGGCGAAAATGCAGAGATAAATAATTAAATGTGTTGTTTGTTTTGTAGAACTGGCTTAAGTACATATAACAAGCTACAAAAAACTGAGCAAGAATGTAAatttaaagggaaaaaaaatcaaacagtTGGTGTGCAGTCAAAACTTGATGGGACAAAATTTCATGCGACAAAAATATCAAACAGTTGGTGTGCGTGGACAACTCTTCGAGAATTGGCAGAAACAAAAGACTCCGCCGTGGTTAGATCAACAAAGAGGAAGATTCCCGGTGAGTTTTCTTTGACTTTATTAACTGCGATTGCTTCTTCGAAGTATCAGGTCTTAATAAATTTTGCCGTACGAAATTATTAAGATTTTAAGTAACAAAAAAATGGCCAACGAAAAAAATAGTGTTCCCTCCCTTTCTTATTTGCTTTATTTGCGGTGCGCACACCTtctagtatattttttatttctataaaattaaaagtaattttatcaatatctttttaattaaattttatttatttttaaatcaatatttattacatttattgaataagaatataatacaaagattttaatcaaattattttttaaaaataaaaaaaagcaattaaaaaatatataaatataaggagcaaataaaaaaaattagagagagtaataataataagacaaagCACAAGGCCAACAAGTTCGATAGTACACCTTACATCCCAAAACATAAGTTCAATGATGAAAATTGTGCTACAAATTATATCTAGTGAATTTTATATCAAGACATAAGTTACAAGTTATACATACTTAGCTTATGACCTAAGATACAGATTATAAGCTATACTTAATTACTTATTACTTACTCAGCTTACGCCCTAAGATACAAGTTATATTTGTTAAATTTATGCTTTAAGAATAAATTATTCTtatgaaaaagggtcaaaaatattatCGCACTATCTGAATGAAGTAAAAATATTCTTCGTTAatttttttgactcaaaaatatctctCTCTAACAGAATGACTCCAAGCATACCACAtggacccaaaaaaaaaaaagatcacatGGTCAGTCAATGTAAAAATCACCTCATTTATCAGCCTTTTTTGGTTCATTTAAAACCCGATCATCAAACTTGATTTTCTTGTCCAATTCGAATAGTCGTCCTctgctttagtgcaccaggctacCTTTCTTGAATcatgtatatattaaattctCTATTTCATTTCTAAGTGTTGATGCTTACTTTGATGAGATTTCATAGTTCAAAAGAGCTTGATTTGTTTTGGAGGTTTCCTCTACTTCACAAGACCATAACTTAATTGAATTAAGGACACTGCCCATTTCATTTCTAAGGATACTAGTtactttaaaaagagaaatttatgaaattttattggACTTTACTGTAAATGTGAATAGAGACATTGAATCAATATTTGTTATTAAAGTCGATTGCTCTCAGTAATGTTAGTTTTTAAAGAGCTACAAGGGCAAAAACATCATACTCTTTTTACTCTTTTGTATAAATGAAAACTTTGGTTATtactattttgttttatttgaggATATTTTCGTCAACAACACCaatagtaagggtattttggtaactaaAACCTCCAATCAATGACACTTTACCGTGTCTTTTGCCTCTACTGTTTTGCTTTCCTAAAATCTTCTTTCATCTCCATTTTCtctgtttttccttttctccacTGTATTCCCGACGCACCTTGAAACCAAAACACAAGCTTCAAGcaaaattcatgttcttaatctcaattttcattagtccatcatgatttatttttggtaAGTGCATCTTTGATGGTGGAGCAAGTTTTCATTTGATGTTtgttatatatatgatacatgatgctaactatttcaagccttaatccttttatttcaaatctgttattattattgttctattatacaaattaattaattcaagttttaatctattttctctagatctgtaattaatattgttatggtactaactaattcaattatccttTGGATATCTTCTTAGTGTTGTTCTGTGATACTAATTAgttaaagttttgatctttttatatTAGGATCTGTAATTAGCTTTGTTTTTGATAACTTAAATGAAAGTTAAACCTCtgtaattgttgttgttttatgatAGGGCTATTTCTTTTCCTAAAGGTAACAATAGTTTTTAGGGCTAATTTTTTggtttaatcatttttttttattgatgaatAAAGTGAGAGGAGTCAAAGAAGTTGAAGCTATATTCGTATTGGAGGAGCTTATGTGCATTCCGTGTCCGAAAACCACTCAATTTGaaaggttttttattttttaaaatttttacgaTTACTTTCTTGTTCagagaaaaaaaggaattaaCCCTTTTTCATGTTTGTCGTCGTTAGGCGGTGTAGTTATAGAAAAGCTGAGTTTGATTATGTAGAGAGTTTGTTTAGTAGATTTCCACCAGTTCACTGCAGATAACTTGTAGACGTGTAAATGTAGTAAGTGGTGTTTTTGCATCAGTAATATGGAAATCTGAATAGTTGGAGATGAAAAACAATTGTCTTGGTGTTAATGGTTCTTTTTCACTGTACTAAAGAAGGATGATTTCCAAATTGTTTTGTTCCTTTTTACTGAGTAAATATCTCAAAGTTTATTTTGAAAGTTAGATGTCCAACAATATCTGCTTCGGATTAATGCAACAAACTAATATTCAGACCATTCTTACAATGCATTTTTTTCAAGTAGTAAAAATGTGTCATTAAGTTACTATCACATTTCGACTGAAGATATACGGATATAGAATGTCACTGTGGGCAAAGCACACGACAACTATAGAGCAATTTTTTGAACGTCCAGAAAGTCTTGAATGCGTGAGACGGATGAGAGTATTTGGTAAACACAAATGGCTACATGGCTAATGAAGTCACTGAAATGAAAGGCTACCTTCTTAAGTATCCTATTGAAATTGATCGAACAGGAAAAGTTAAGTTGCTTCATGGTAAGTTTTTTCTCCTCATTCTAAGCTTGTGTGGGGATATTGTTCTATCCTTCCCCTTTTAACAGATATAGACTATGAAACAGTAACTTGTTTAGATAATGCATTACAGCTGAGTTTCTGGAGCTCACTAATAACATAGTTTTTAAGTCTTAACTATGTAAATATCACTGTCATGTGTTTAGAATGTTTGTCTTCCGTTATAATTCATAACAAACTCTAAATAGTATATAGAGACTTAACTGGATGAAACTACATAATAGAGTACATATGATATTTATCTAGGAATGCATTTTTTGTCTGACTGCAACAGAACATATCAATGGCATATACATAGTCTTCTTggtcttttttttcttgtctgaCTGCGGCAACAAAACTGTCCTCATTAATTCTGAAACAGGCCCTTCTAGATGTGTACACAATTGAATGAGAAATAGGAAAACTTGATGGTATAAAAGTTGTCATTGGTGGTGATCTAGCTTATGAGAGAACAGTTTGTTCAGTTGCTCACTTGCTTGCGAAGTACCAAGATGTGAAAATTTACTTTGTATCCCCTGATGTGGTTAAAATGAAGGTATgagaaaagatgaaattttgattGTCTTAAGCTGGTAATTAGCATTACCTCTCATTCAATTTAATAAACTTTTGTTCTTTAAACTCAAATGTAATTACacagtattatttttatttgataatagACGAATTGTTACGGATTCATTTTAGGATGACATCAAGGATAATTTGACATCAATGGGGGTTCATTGGGAAGAAAGTGATGATTTGTTGGAGGTCGCTTCTAAATGTGATGTGGTATATCAAACTTCATATTCAAAGAGAAAAATTTGGAGAGAGGGTTGATTTGTATGAAGAGTCTCGAGGGAAGTATATCGTGGATCTGAGTGTCTTAAATGATATACAGAAACATGCAGTAATGATGCATCATTTGCCAAGACTTGATTACGTTAAATTATGTTATATAGTTAGGTATGTGATTCCTTTTCTTCTTATACCGCAATTATGCTCTTTAAATTCCTTTAATGATTCTCTGTAGATTACTGTCAATGTGGATGGGGATCTAAGGGTTGCTTATTTCAGACAAGCTAAGAATGGTCTTTACATTTGGATGGATTTTTTGAACCTTCTACTCCTTGGCTGGTGACAGATGCAAACTTTCTATATCTGGAATATTGCGGAACATGCTTGTTATCCATTTGAGTATAGATTCTAAGCCCGTTGTAGAATTCAAGAGTTTTATCAACAAAGTTTTCAATCTTAATCCAATTTTAGCCATCAATTGCTATATCCCTACTCTATAAAACTGCTCCAAATAACCAGCATCCTACTGAGACAATCAAGATTAGAACATTTGACCAAATCAGTAACCTATAAAAAGTAAGTTGAAAACAAGAAATATGTGTAGATCATTGCACTTACCCAACTAAGTATTTTAAGCCTTCAACTTAGCTTGAAAGTGTGTGCGAAGCCCTTAAGGTTTGTGTTATTTTATCTCTTGGAATCTATCTATTCCCTTATTCACGTTAATTTCTTTTGTTACCTACTTAGCTAAGTAGTGGaactatgtatgcatgtgtttattCAGTGTTAAGTATATAATTTGTGCATATATGCTTTGAAACTATTACTATATCTTTATgtgttttatatataaaaatatagttCACGATACTTCAGGCTGAAACGTCAATCCCTAAACGAATGAATATTAAAATAGAAGTTACATAGTAAAGTTCTTTATCCCTGAGAATGAAACGATAATAGTTAAGTTGCAATTTCGTAAGATCTGAAATATTATGTGCTCCACTATTAGTCGTTTCCTATATCTTTCACTTTGTTAGTTTCTCTTATCATTCGATATTTTTGTCCTTCATTTAATCTTCATTACTGCTCTTGTTTAGGGGTCAGATTGTCTCTAAGATGTATTCTGTTTATCATGATCTTTCGTGTTTGTTTTTGGTGTGCATGAGTCTTGCTTTTGTTCAATTGCTTATTTGTACATACTTTGGTAAGTATAGCGAGGGTCCAGTTTTCTAAAATTCTCCCAAACTTCTTACTTCTTAATAGGTTGTTGATCTCTCAACTTCTGAAGTTTCAACCTTTTATGATGCCAAGGTAATTGGTTTGAACTTGCAAACTAATgcatttttgaataaattttttcagcatgataaatgagatatttttatCAGGTATGTGATTTGAGCTACCAAGCTGCATTACCTGAAGTTCTAGAGATTCTGAAGTCTGCATGTGAGACGCATGGATTGCCACTAGCTCGGACATGAGTTCCATGCGAAAGTTCATATTTTACTAATGTAGTGGAGTATCATTATTAACACTTATCTTTCATTTTCGCAGTTAATGCACAAATGTAACTTTGCAAATTTCTAGATCGATGGaccaaataattgaaataatccaATTTGACATTGGattcttctttttcaatttaatAGATAGAATCTGAAAAAGACTATTGTTTCCACGTATCTACTTCTACTTAAAAAAACTGTTTACTTACTTTTTGCCTTACTACTATTTTGTTTCCACATGTGACATGTCTACTTACTTTTTGCCTTTTATTATTACTTATCACAAAAAAATCTGGTCACTACTATTTTATTTCCACATTTTTACTAACTTTTTGCCTTTTATAAttacttataaaaaaaatagctCACTACTATTTTGCTCTACTTACTTTTTGCCTTTTATTAttacttaccaaaaaaaaatcagGTCACTACTATTTTATTTCCACGTCTCTATTGACTTTTTGCCTTTTATATTATTACTTACCAAAAAAAACTACTCACAACTATTTTGTTTCCACATATCTACTTACTTTTTGCCTTTTATTATTACTTACCAATTACCAAAAAAATTCGATTACTTACTGttttcatctctgtaagtttttGGATAGTTGAAAGTTTTTTATTGTCGCAAGTTACAAGAAAATTATACTTGggatgtgtttggtatgatggaaagtatttttttggaaaataagttttttttttcgtattttcttgtgttagataATGCAAAGTAGAAAATATTATATCAACTATGTTTGTATATGATCCAAGCAAATACTATTGGGGGAGTGTGTGCCTGTGTTAGTTAGACTGTTATATGGAGAAGCTGATTGTAATCAATTGGGATCAAAGATGAGAAATTAGGTTTGGGGGTGTTAGACAGATTATTgtagaatttttttgaaatttggttcttatttttggcctttgtAATGTGTGGAATGAATACTTGAAGATGAATCCCCTTGCATATGTGCCCACGCCGGTTGATGGAGATGCAGTAATTGCTGACTCTTTTCTATCATAATGATATGGTTTTCTTGTACTCTGCCATTTGAGCGTGTAAATTTTATCATTACTATGTTGTTGGTAAGATTTCTTGGGCAGTGTCTGGAAGAGAAGTATCCCCAACGAGCATTGTTGCCTCAGGAAAGAAAGCAAAAAATTACATTGATTATTAGAGGTAAGTTCTGGGAATTGTTTGTTTTATAAGTATAAACTTAGGTTGGTAACTCACTGACTCTACTTTAGAAACAATTTACAAAGAGAGAGAAGTCAAGCAACCAAAggtaataaactaaaaaaaaatacagGATTATGAGTTGCAAACATGCAGGTACATTTTATGATAATATGAATAGAATTGATAGAAGATATCTTAATAAAGGTCTCATATGTCATATGGAAGATCGAATTTACCCCTCTGCATATAATTTGATTGAAGTTATTTATACTTTCCTATGAAAGACAAAAGCTATCAAAAGTTTATGCTCTTTCAgatctttattctttctttcttgtttatGCAGAATGGAACTATAGGTAGCTCTATACTCTTTTATGCAATTTTGTAATTTATGCATTTTGTCTTACTGATAATTGATGGTTTTTTATCTAATTTGAGACACTGGATTTCCTCTCTGGTTGCATTTCATTCCTGGAATTGAATTTCGAACGGATAATTAACTATTCAAGGTGATTTTCTCCTTATgctttttagtatttttcttgGGATACTGGTTTTGGAGTTCATTGACATATGGGACTCCAGTTTCAGGCTCAAATGAAACGCTTCATGGCCAAAGTTAGTGACATGATCAAGCAAAAAAATCTTTATGCATCTCAGGTGAGCTAGTTATCTTGTCTTAGGTTAGCTTTTGATTGTGATTTACTATATTCGGACTACTAAGAAACGAGTCTGATGTTACTCACTCTTCATTATTGTTTGAGTGGATGAAAAATGAGTATGACAATGGTGATGTTGAGCCTTATTATGGTGCTCGTTCCAAACCTTACGTCAACTGGGAAGCATCGGTGGCTACATCTTTGGATACAGGAGTGCCATGGGTTATGTGTCAGCATCCAGGTGCCCCCCTCCCTCCGCTGTGAGTTTCTTGCATCTCACCTTGTGTTTAAGCACCTTGAGAACCTCTATAGACTACTAAATATTTTTGACAATTTGTCATAGACACTAAGGTAATTAACTTTCTGTGTGTACTGTGATAATGACAGATTAACACTTGCAATGGATTTATTGTGACCAATTTAACCAAAATTCTGATAAAACACTGAAGATGTGGACCGAGAAATTTATTTTGGTGGTGTTGTCCCTTACAGACCTATGGATTATTTAATATACTATGCAGTCAAATAAATGGCATATATCCCCTTTAGCAAGATATGTTTCAGCTATTTCATACATATTTGATAATGGATGCACGCATACAACCACCAACTCTAAGATATGAAACACCATTGCACACATTCGAGTGGattattgataaaaaaattatagtgaaTCCAGTTATGAAACATAACTGTTTTACCTGCAAACATATCTTCTCCCGTGCATAGAACGGGCACGGGCACACTAGTATTACAATATTTAAGATCAATTTCAAGAATATGCCTATACCACTTTCTCAATATCTCAAAGACTCCATTGTTGAGTAGCCACTACAACAATAAGTATATAGTGATACGGATTCTTAgcaacttatttaaaaattgtgGCTAATACCTAATACAACTACATAAATTAAAATGTTGTGGCTATTTACAATTTCGCAAGATTTTCtagctacaaaaataaattagcaaAGTTAATTGAGATAACAGCCAATTACCCCCcaccccccccaccccccacccgaACTATACCCAAAGGGGCTATGCGACACCTCAACTTGAAGGGGGACCTAtcaccccctgaactaattaaaagtggaattttcacccccttagtgcctacgtggcacacacgtggcACAACAAattgaagtgtccacgtaggcacacgtgtgtgccatgtatgtgccacataggtactaagggggtgaaaattccacttttaattagttcagggggatAATATGACCCCTTTTAAGTTAAGGTGTGGCATAAtccttttgggtatagttcaggggggtaattgggtattttctcaagTTAATTCCTCAATTTTGCTATAATTGCTAAGTATTATAGCAATAGTTACTCAAATAGCTACACGTTTATTGCTACAGTAAAATTTTATAGctaattttaagtttttgacaCGCATTTAAAGTTACTGTTGTAAAAGTAGTCTTTTATCCATAATAAATTACTTGAAGCAAAATGTTGTagctaaatatatatttttgctaCAAATTATAATAATGTGTGACAATAATTACCCAAATAGCTATAAGGTTATAGTATAGTAAAATTCTGTAACTAATTATAAGTTTTTGCCACACTTTTAATGTTATTGTAGCAATAGTATCCCTTTTAGccacaataaattttttaaatagccAAATAGATATTTTACTTCAAATTATAATAATTTGTGGTAATAGTTACTCAAACAACTACAAATTTATTGATACATTAAATTTTGTATAactagctacataaatttttgcCGCACATTTAAAATCATCCTTGCAATAGTAATACTTTTTAGCCACCACAAAAAAATTATGTGAAGTAAAATAGCTAAGTTGATATTTTTGCTTTAAGAATTGTAGGAATTATTTGTCACAAGTAAATGatatattcataattttattgttgggataaatttttataacaaatcataaatttttgtCTCACATTTAAAGTAGTTGAAATTATAGTTTCCCTCTAATGGTAACAAATTGTTTaaacaaaatattatttctaaaacaaaacacatgcaacaagttaaaaaaaattatggcaaTTACTAATTTAATATCATTTTAATTGTTATGGCAAAATGGTATAGGCACAAATTCAAAACTtatgataatttttctcatgcaaTAAATTTGCTATATTAATGGTAAGATTTATTATTGAGAAAAGCCATTATTTCCCCCCTCAACTTGTagtcaaaacttactttagaccctaaactaattgGACAATTATATGggataaatttttataataaatcataaatttttgcCTCACATTTGAAGTAGTTGCAATTATAGTTTCCCTTTAATAATAACAAATTGttcaaacaaaatattatttctaaaacaaaacacatgcaacaagttgaaaaaaataaaattatggcaATTACTAATTTGATATCATTTTAACTGTTATGGAAAAATGGTATAGGCACAAATTCAAAACTTATGATAATTTTTCTCTTGCACTAAATTTGCTATATCAATGGTAAGATTTATTATTGAGAAAAGCCATCATTTCCCNNNNNNNNNNNNNNNNNNNNNNNNNNNNNNNNNNNNNNNNNNNNNNNNNNNNNNNNNNNNNNNNNNNNNNNNNNNNNNNNNNNNNNNNNNNNNNNNNNNNttattattattattattattattattatt
Encoded here:
- the LOC124890405 gene encoding pentatricopeptide repeat-containing protein At5g66631-like — protein: MYLSQFYKTNNTFNYLSLHFRRFLGTQYVNKVAVYFQRARLIDSIRLALRSNSSDNLITNLQNPSLDSFVVTKSLQSAPSPNSALHLIECLKKIPHFLHTHNTLYALAKILAKARETAKLNALINAINSGKFVNAARVSYMDQMRWYAISREFDEVVRVWDEWRTTLKKHPCTESYNIVMGLCVQEGKDSDAVRVFHRMIEEGALPNCRTYTIIIEHLVRTRKLDSAIELYHMLPHVRIKRTLKQYSVLVEAFTISNQLDVVKVLLDQMRSDGILPVRAMLWSLQQMQNAGYDVETNELLRDMLPDGRIKKIGYSMDSSEDDSDDEDEEIDCNHTDAVDQPHLKPWLDPASLANALQSWGAEEVSALEDAKLVWTTRLVCKMIRSFKSAETAWQFFCWVACQPGFTHDIYTVSRMITRLARHGCVDLVDQLLSKVEREGIQLSFSTIRLIIDFYGISRNGDPALRVFKSIKMICGPISKSSQLLLYSSVLRTLVKSNMNSDALHILEEMSLLGIVPDLQTYSGLMNHFALHGDIKTVQRLFGMVRQSGIEPDAYMYKVLIHAYCKCGRAALALRVFEDMRNFGLLPDANTKQLLVKSLWKEGKLREAASVEEKTEEISDALPIALPGHMFTVSSIDLSRVYSIYSNGFQSTCS